Sequence from the Brevundimonas sp. SGAir0440 genome:
CGACCAGGTTCGACGCCAGCGCCGAGGTTCGCCATGTCGGAGAGCAGGATCGGGTCGCCAACGAGTTCGAACTGCCGACCGACGACTATACCCTGGTCAACGCCTCGGTCGCCGTCCGTCCCTTCGCCCAGCAGAACGTCACCCTGTTCGCCGAGGCGCGGAACCTGACGGACGAGGAAGCCCGCGAACACGTGTCCTTCCTCAAGGACATCGCCCCTCTGCCGGGGCGCAATCTTCGGGTCGGCGTCGCCTACCGCTTCTGACAAACATCGAGAGCCTTCGGCGCAGCCTTGGTTGCGCCGAAAGCTCGCACGCGTCGGCGAACGCGAACCGCCTCCGTGCGTTGATCGCCCATGACCAAAAAAGAACCTCGCAGAGTCCCGATCGGCTATGAAGACCGGCCCGACAAGCCGACACGCGGCGCCTTTCGCATCACGGCCCTCGCCATCGCGGCCGCAGCCGTCGTCTTCCTGACGCTGATCGCGGTCGTCGTCACGCGAAGCGGCGGGATCTAAGGGGCTCAAGGCCTTCCGACCCGTGTCAGGGCGCGGCTTGCTGCACGTCCTTTCCAAGCGCTTGAACGTTTCGCCAGCCGGCGAAGTCGCCAGCCCGCGCAACCCCGCAGCCACTGGCCGCGAGGCTCTACTGCGGACCGCGAGAGATGATTGACTTGAACACCGCCACTGCGGCCGAACTCGATGGCGTTGAACTTTTGCGTGGCCATGGGTTTGAGATCGTCCGCTATCGTGAAGAACGCGGTTTGTTCACCAGCCTTCGCCAACTCGACGAAGTGCCGGGTCTGGCCCAGAAAACGGATGGCGTCGAAGCGCACCTTTACGTCGAATCTGGTGACGCCAGCTAGGCGATGTCTTCATTAGAGCGGCGACCATAACCACGGTAGTGTGACGCTTTGAGAGATGCCGCGATATGAACCCTTGGTATTAGCTGGGCTCC
This genomic interval carries:
- a CDS encoding helix-hairpin-helix domain-containing protein, translated to MIDLNTATAAELDGVELLRGHGFEIVRYREERGLFTSLRQLDEVPGLAQKTDGVEAHLYVESGDAS